In Oryza brachyantha chromosome 1, ObraRS2, whole genome shotgun sequence, the following are encoded in one genomic region:
- the LOC102701044 gene encoding LOW QUALITY PROTEIN: VAN3-binding protein-like (The sequence of the model RefSeq protein was modified relative to this genomic sequence to represent the inferred CDS: inserted 1 base in 1 codon; substituted 1 base at 1 genomic stop codon), which produces MRKYSEDVPSLFKWFRVMHGFSLINLCQVRXFIFWQLQXFCTINKVTCSLVMWDDLTRARLLAMEQCQQQQQQQQQQKQQSNGQQLQRLEGIEEEGDPAEKWPPTTVRPPETPTETMEFLARSWSLSAAEISKALKVLSGKCVSDGVPDAGDRKEQRSPVQVDGRRHEQTSKENVPRRGASWQRTDAPSSMAAQGGEAGGAMSPPISPRANLDVKLLRASAAATTGRGGGKTTMGTWIKEQKERKRAEARSRNAQAYAATSVAGVAAAVAALVAGAVFSPPPERPKSGGAAPPPAAAPGAKTAAAIASAAALVASHCVEMAQAIGASHDQILAAIQSAVNAQTSGDIMALTAGAATALRGAAMLRARLHKEIHAAALPAGGGGDTTTREPERDTSPFVFVSRGGELLKRTRQGILHWKLVTVYMNSSLQVIIKMRSAHMAGTFIKTKKFVVLDVCSEIPAWAGREIEDGSHRRGYFGIKTVERVIEFECRSKYEQHKWVLGITEMLNRRDSIKN; this is translated from the exons ATGAGGAAATACTCAGAAGATGTTCCATCTCTTTTCAAGTGGTTCAGAGTCATGCACGGAT TCTCCTTGATAAACTTGTGTCAGGTTAGGTGATTCATTTTTTGGCAGCTCC GTTTCTGTACCATAAACAAGGTCACTTGCAGTCTTGTCATGTG GGACGACCTTACAAGAGCCCGTCTTTTG GCAATGGAGCAatgccagcagcagcagcagcagcagcagcagcagaagcagcagagcaATGGGCAGCAGCTACAGAGACTGGAGGGCATCGAGGAAGAAGGCGACCCGGCCGAGAAGTGGCCGCCGACGACTGTCCGGCCGCCGGAGACGCCGACGGAGACGATGGAGTTCCTCGCGAGGTCGTGGAGCCTGTCGGCCGCGGAGATCTCCAAGGCCCTCAAGGTCCTCAGCGGCAAGTGCGTCTCCGACGGCGTCCCCGACGCCGGTGACAGGAAGGAGCAGAGGTCGCCGGTGCAAGTGGACGGCCGCCGTCATGAGCAGACGAGCAAGGAGAACGTGCCGCGCCGTGGTGCGTCGTGGCAGAGAACAGATGCGCCGTCGTCGATGGCGGCgcagggaggagaggcgggCGGCGCGATGAGCCCGCCCATCTCTCCCAGGGCCAACCTGGACGTGAAGCTTCTccgggcgtcggcggcggcgacgacggggagaggagggggcaAGACGACGATGGGCACGTGGATCAAGGAGCAGAAGGAGAGGAAGCGCGCCGAGGCGCGGTCACGCAACGCGCAGGCGTACGCGGCGACGTCCGTGgccggcgtcgcggcggcggtggccgcgctcgtcgccggcgcggtgTTCTCTCCGCCTCCGGAACGCCCcaagagcggcggcgccgcacctccccccgccgccgccccgggcgcgaagacggcggcggccatcgcgtcggcggcggcgctggtggcGTCGCACTGCGTGGAGATGGCGCAGGCGATCGGCGCCAGCCACGATCAGATCCTCGCCGCCATCCAGTCCGCCGTGAACGCGCAGACCAGCGGCGACATCATGGcgctcaccgccggcgccgccacagCCCTGCGCGGCGCGGCAATGCTGAGGGCGAGGCTCCACAAGGAGATCCACGCTGCCGCtctccccgccggcggcggcggcgacaccaCCACCAGAGAGCCCGAGAGAGACACGTCGCCCTTCGTCTTCGTGTCCAGAGGCGGAGAGCTTCTCAAGCGCACAAGACAAG GCATACTCCACTGGAAGCTGGTCACCGTCTACATGAACTCCAGCCTGCAGGTGATCATCAAGATGAGGAGCGCCCACATGGCCGGCACCTTCATCAAGACCAAGAAAT TCGTGGTGCTCGACGTCTGCTCGGAGATCCCGGCGTGGGCGGGGCGGGAGATCGAGGACGGGAGCCACCGGAGAGGCTACTTCGGGATCAAGACGGTGGAGAGGGTGATCGAGTTCGAGTGCAGGAGCAAGTACGAGCAGCACAAGTGGGTTCTGGGCATCACGGAGATGCTCAACCGCCGTGACAGCATCAAAAATTGA
- the LOC102703723 gene encoding 60S acidic ribosomal protein P3-like translates to MGVYTFVCRSSGDEWTAKQLKGELEASAATHYELQRRLVAAASAADSAAGVQSSFAMVTPSSAVFQVIIGAVGGGAAIGGGAAAGGAAAGGAAAEAPKAEEKKEEEKEESEDDLGFSLFD, encoded by the exons ATGGGCGTGTACACCTTCGTGTGCCGGAGCTCCGGCGACGAGTGGACGGCCAAGCAGCTCAAGGGCGAGCTCGAGGCCTCGGCCGCCACCCACTACGAGCTGcagcgccgcctcgtcgccgccgcgtccgccgccgactccgccGCGGGAGTCCAGTCCTCCTTCGCCATGGTCAcccccagctccgccgtcttCCAG GTGATCATTGGTGCcgttggtggtggtgctgcgaTTGGTGGAGGTGCTGCCgctggtggtgctgctgctggtggagCTGCCGCCGAGGCCCCCAAAGCCGAGGAGAAGAAGGAAGAGGAGAAGGAAGAAAGTGAAGATGACCTTGGATTCTCCCTCTTCGATTAG
- the LOC102704004 gene encoding activating signal cointegrator 1 complex subunit 1 isoform X1 codes for MLACTSVARSSRLGRPLRAAGSALRCLQGSFIRSNSYSIVMEGLQGSSNNVAKHKKRKSPVQRWRPISTEATAPKANLNEMSNPVSKQVVENSAIDKRTDVMEVSTNIESLPENKLATEDTMEDASFNKDLDRSNLSEKCSSSLQVDAPLMRFLKGKGGTMQKKIEEETGVKIIFPSSKEETCIVLEAKTTENIRDASEKIAKVLEEAVKSPMLDYSHFISLPLAIHPNLVEKLNHFQCSILGTSSHVDSDKGEDLSEGSMDEMDHEQKQVESPSVSIKMQVQEESSVRVKMDIKGSRPDFGIDKSIFIKPKTFHLTVLMLKLWNKDRIAKASDVLQSVSSQVMEALENRPISIQLRGLTCMKGSPARARVVYAPVLEVGEEGRLQRACKVITDAFVKSGLVLERDARQELKLHATIMNVRHRKSKKQNQRNDSFDARNIFRKFGEHDWGEYLIPEVHLSQRFKFDETGYYYCCSSIPLPEEMQTD; via the exons ATGCTCGCCTGCACTTCCGTCGCAAG GTCTAGTCGGCTCGGGAGGCCTCTACGCGCCGCAGGTTCCGCGCTGCGCTGCCTCCAG GGATCATTTATTCGAAGTAATAGTTACTCAATTGTAATGGAAGGGCTGCAAGGGTCCTCGAATAATGTGgcaaaacacaagaaaagaaagtCTCCTGTGCAGAGATGGAGGCCAATCTCTACAGAAGCCACTGCTCCAAAAG CCAACCTTAATGAGATGTCAAATCCTGTAAGCAAACAAGTGGTAGAGAATTCAGCCATAGATAAAAGAACTGATGTTATGGAAGTTTCCACCAACATTGAATCATTgccagaaaataaattagccACGGAAGACACTATGGAGGATGCTAGCTTCAATAAGGACCTAGATAGGTCCAATTTATCTGAAAAGTGTTCATCTTCTCTTCAG GTAGATGCTCCCCTGATGCGCTTTCTGAAAGGAAAGGG TGGAACTATGCAGAAGAAAATTGAAGAGGAGACTGGggtcaaaattatatttccatCTTCAAAGGAGGAAACATGTattg TTCTTGAAGCTAAAACTACTGAGAATATTAGAGATGCTTCAGAGAAAATTGCAAAGGTTCTTGAAGAG GCCGTTAAAAGTCCAATGCTAGATTACTCTCACTTCATTTCGCTTCCATTGGCTATCCACCCAAACCTTGTTGAGAAGCTGAACCACTTCCAGTGCTCAATCCTTGGGACTTCTTCTCATGTAGATAGTGATAAGGGTGAGGACTTGAGCGAAGGTTCTATGGATGAAATGGACCATGAACAAAAGCAAGTAGAGAGCCCTAGTGTTTCAATAAAGATGCAAGTCCAAGAGGAGTCGTCTGTCAGAGTTAAAATGGATATTAAGGGCTCTCGACCAG ATTTTGGCATCGACAAGTCGATATTTATTAAACCCAAAACATTTCACCTAACAGTTCTTATGTTGAAGCTATGGAATAAGGATCGGATTGCGAAGGCTTCTGATGTGCTCCAG TCAGTATCGTCCCAAGTAATGGAAGCCTTGGAAAACCGACCAATCTCCATCCAACTTAGAGGTCTG ACATGCATGAAAGGCTCACCAGCTAGGGCCAGGGTAGTATATGCTCCCGTGCTGGAGGTTGGTGAAGAGGGGCGCCTACAACGTGCTTGCA AAGTTATAACTGATGCCTTTGTGAAGTCAGGACTAGTACTTGAAAGGGATGCAAGACAAGAACTGAAG TTGCATGCGACCATAATGAATGTGAGGCATAGGAAGAG CAAGAAACAGAACCAAAGAAATGACTCATTTGATGCTCGGAATATATTCAGAAAATTCGGGGAACATGACTGGGGCGAGTACCTCATTCCTGAAGTCCATCTTTCTCAGAGATTCAAGTTTGATGAGACCGGATACTACTACTGCTGTTCTTCAATCCCCTTGCCCGAGGAGATGCAAACGGATTAA
- the LOC102704004 gene encoding activating signal cointegrator 1 complex subunit 1 isoform X2 yields MEGLQGSSNNVAKHKKRKSPVQRWRPISTEATAPKANLNEMSNPVSKQVVENSAIDKRTDVMEVSTNIESLPENKLATEDTMEDASFNKDLDRSNLSEKCSSSLQVDAPLMRFLKGKGGTMQKKIEEETGVKIIFPSSKEETCIVLEAKTTENIRDASEKIAKVLEEAVKSPMLDYSHFISLPLAIHPNLVEKLNHFQCSILGTSSHVDSDKGEDLSEGSMDEMDHEQKQVESPSVSIKMQVQEESSVRVKMDIKGSRPDFGIDKSIFIKPKTFHLTVLMLKLWNKDRIAKASDVLQSVSSQVMEALENRPISIQLRGLTCMKGSPARARVVYAPVLEVGEEGRLQRACKVITDAFVKSGLVLERDARQELKLHATIMNVRHRKSKKQNQRNDSFDARNIFRKFGEHDWGEYLIPEVHLSQRFKFDETGYYYCCSSIPLPEEMQTD; encoded by the exons ATGGAAGGGCTGCAAGGGTCCTCGAATAATGTGgcaaaacacaagaaaagaaagtCTCCTGTGCAGAGATGGAGGCCAATCTCTACAGAAGCCACTGCTCCAAAAG CCAACCTTAATGAGATGTCAAATCCTGTAAGCAAACAAGTGGTAGAGAATTCAGCCATAGATAAAAGAACTGATGTTATGGAAGTTTCCACCAACATTGAATCATTgccagaaaataaattagccACGGAAGACACTATGGAGGATGCTAGCTTCAATAAGGACCTAGATAGGTCCAATTTATCTGAAAAGTGTTCATCTTCTCTTCAG GTAGATGCTCCCCTGATGCGCTTTCTGAAAGGAAAGGG TGGAACTATGCAGAAGAAAATTGAAGAGGAGACTGGggtcaaaattatatttccatCTTCAAAGGAGGAAACATGTattg TTCTTGAAGCTAAAACTACTGAGAATATTAGAGATGCTTCAGAGAAAATTGCAAAGGTTCTTGAAGAG GCCGTTAAAAGTCCAATGCTAGATTACTCTCACTTCATTTCGCTTCCATTGGCTATCCACCCAAACCTTGTTGAGAAGCTGAACCACTTCCAGTGCTCAATCCTTGGGACTTCTTCTCATGTAGATAGTGATAAGGGTGAGGACTTGAGCGAAGGTTCTATGGATGAAATGGACCATGAACAAAAGCAAGTAGAGAGCCCTAGTGTTTCAATAAAGATGCAAGTCCAAGAGGAGTCGTCTGTCAGAGTTAAAATGGATATTAAGGGCTCTCGACCAG ATTTTGGCATCGACAAGTCGATATTTATTAAACCCAAAACATTTCACCTAACAGTTCTTATGTTGAAGCTATGGAATAAGGATCGGATTGCGAAGGCTTCTGATGTGCTCCAG TCAGTATCGTCCCAAGTAATGGAAGCCTTGGAAAACCGACCAATCTCCATCCAACTTAGAGGTCTG ACATGCATGAAAGGCTCACCAGCTAGGGCCAGGGTAGTATATGCTCCCGTGCTGGAGGTTGGTGAAGAGGGGCGCCTACAACGTGCTTGCA AAGTTATAACTGATGCCTTTGTGAAGTCAGGACTAGTACTTGAAAGGGATGCAAGACAAGAACTGAAG TTGCATGCGACCATAATGAATGTGAGGCATAGGAAGAG CAAGAAACAGAACCAAAGAAATGACTCATTTGATGCTCGGAATATATTCAGAAAATTCGGGGAACATGACTGGGGCGAGTACCTCATTCCTGAAGTCCATCTTTCTCAGAGATTCAAGTTTGATGAGACCGGATACTACTACTGCTGTTCTTCAATCCCCTTGCCCGAGGAGATGCAAACGGATTAA